Proteins co-encoded in one Paenibacillus sp. genomic window:
- a CDS encoding homocysteine synthase, whose protein sequence is MSTERKPSLDTLAVHAGQEIDPTTMSRAVPLYQTTSYGFRDTEHAANLFALKEFGNIYSRIMNPTTDVFEKRIAALEGAPAALAVASGQAAITYSILNIAGAGDEIVSASSLYGGTYNLFAHTLPKLGVKVRFVDPTDPSNFRGAINDKTKALYVESVGNPRGDVLDIRAIADIAHEHGIPLIVDNTLPSPYLLRPIEHGADIVVHSATKFIGGHGTSIGGVIVDGGTFDWKASGKFPGLTEPDPSYHGVVYTEAVGPIAYIIKARVQLLRDMGAALAPFNAFLLLQGLETLHLRMERHSANALAVAKYLTSHPAVESVNYAGLESHPSYRLAQKYMPKGQGAILTFEVKGGIEAGKKLINSVKLFSHLANVGDSKSLIIHPASTTHSQLEGEDLAATGVTPGMVRLSVGTEGIEDIIADLDQALAASQQ, encoded by the coding sequence TTGTCTACCGAACGCAAACCGTCGCTCGACACGCTGGCCGTCCACGCCGGTCAGGAAATCGACCCGACGACGATGTCCCGCGCCGTGCCGCTGTACCAAACGACCTCGTACGGCTTCCGCGACACGGAGCATGCGGCGAACTTGTTCGCCTTGAAAGAATTCGGCAATATTTATTCCCGCATCATGAACCCGACGACCGACGTGTTCGAGAAGCGCATCGCGGCGCTCGAAGGCGCGCCGGCCGCGCTGGCTGTCGCTTCCGGACAAGCCGCGATCACGTATTCGATATTGAATATCGCCGGAGCGGGCGACGAGATCGTATCCGCGTCGAGCTTGTACGGCGGCACCTACAACTTGTTCGCTCACACGCTGCCGAAGCTCGGTGTCAAGGTGCGGTTCGTCGATCCGACGGATCCGAGCAACTTCCGGGGCGCGATCAACGACAAGACGAAAGCGCTCTACGTCGAGTCCGTGGGCAACCCGCGCGGCGACGTGCTGGACATCCGCGCGATCGCGGACATCGCCCATGAGCACGGCATTCCGCTCATCGTCGACAACACGCTGCCGAGCCCGTATTTGCTCCGCCCGATCGAGCACGGCGCCGACATCGTCGTCCACTCGGCGACGAAGTTTATCGGCGGCCACGGCACGTCGATCGGCGGCGTCATCGTCGACGGCGGCACGTTCGATTGGAAGGCGAGCGGCAAATTCCCGGGGCTGACGGAGCCGGATCCCAGCTACCACGGCGTCGTGTACACCGAAGCGGTCGGCCCGATCGCTTACATCATCAAAGCGCGCGTGCAGCTGCTGCGCGACATGGGCGCGGCGCTGGCGCCGTTCAACGCGTTCCTGCTGCTGCAAGGGCTGGAGACGCTGCATCTGCGGATGGAACGCCATAGCGCCAACGCCCTTGCGGTCGCGAAATATTTGACGAGCCACCCTGCGGTCGAGAGCGTCAATTACGCCGGTCTCGAGTCGCATCCTTCGTACCGTCTCGCGCAGAAGTATATGCCTAAGGGCCAAGGCGCGATTTTGACGTTCGAGGTGAAAGGCGGCATCGAGGCGGGCAAGAAGCTGATCAACTCGGTGAAGCTGTTCTCGCATCTCGCGAACGTCGGCGATTCGAAGTCGCTCATCATTCATCCGGCGAGCACGACGCATTCGCAGCTCGAAGGCGAAGACCTCGCCGCGACGGGCGTCACGCCGGGCATGGTGCGCCTGTCGGTCGGCACGGAAGGCATCGAGGACATTATCGCCGATCTCGATCAGGCGCTCGCCGCCAGCCAGCAATGA
- a CDS encoding glycoside hydrolase family 130 protein → MRVYRYEENPIIAPSDVPPYHDGFEVIGAFNAGVATYNGETLLLLRVAERPISENPDIVKAPVYDPDTGALDIVELRRDDERYDFSDPRVIRDVRQSVGFAYLTSISYIRIARSADGRRFTIDDAPFVYPSNRLETFGIEDPRVTQIGDTYYVYFSAVSPVGIGEAMVSTKDFKTYEHHGMIFGPDNKDVLIFPERINGKYYALHRPTTKSTGHPEMWIAESDNLLYWGNHKHLLGLRPGMWDGGRIGGGAVPFRTERGWLELYHGATPDHRYCMGAALLDPDDPTKVIARSARPILEPEADYEKNGFFGGVVFSCGVVVDGDVVRMYYGAADTSMACAELSLNDILEGLTDVDV, encoded by the coding sequence ATGCGCGTGTACCGATACGAAGAAAACCCGATCATCGCCCCGTCGGATGTGCCGCCGTACCACGACGGATTCGAAGTGATCGGCGCGTTCAACGCGGGCGTGGCGACGTACAACGGCGAAACGCTGCTCCTCCTCCGCGTCGCGGAGCGCCCGATTTCCGAAAACCCGGACATCGTCAAAGCCCCGGTCTACGACCCGGACACCGGCGCGCTCGACATCGTCGAACTGCGCCGAGACGACGAGCGATACGATTTTTCCGACCCGCGGGTCATCCGGGACGTGCGGCAGAGCGTCGGCTTTGCCTACCTGACGTCGATATCGTACATCCGGATCGCGCGCAGCGCGGACGGGAGACGATTCACGATCGACGATGCTCCGTTCGTCTACCCGTCGAACCGTCTCGAGACGTTCGGCATCGAAGATCCGCGCGTGACGCAAATCGGGGACACGTACTACGTGTATTTCTCCGCCGTGTCCCCGGTCGGCATCGGCGAGGCGATGGTGTCCACGAAAGATTTCAAGACGTACGAGCATCACGGGATGATTTTCGGTCCCGACAACAAAGACGTCCTCATCTTCCCGGAGCGGATCAACGGCAAATATTACGCGCTGCACCGCCCCACGACGAAGAGCACCGGGCATCCCGAAATGTGGATCGCCGAATCGGACAACCTGCTGTACTGGGGCAACCATAAGCATCTGCTCGGCTTGCGTCCCGGCATGTGGGACGGCGGACGAATCGGCGGCGGCGCCGTGCCGTTCCGCACCGAGCGCGGCTGGCTGGAGCTGTACCACGGGGCGACGCCGGATCACCGCTACTGCATGGGGGCGGCGCTGCTCGATCCGGACGATCCGACGAAGGTGATCGCGCGGTCGGCCCGGCCGATTCTCGAGCCTGAAGCGGATTACGAGAAGAACGGGTTTTTCGGCGGCGTCGTGTTCTCGTGCGGCGTCGTCGTCGACGGGGACGTCGTCCGCATGTATTACGGGGCGGCGGACACGTCGATGGCCTGCGCGGAGCTCAGCCTGAACGATATTTTGGAAGGTTTAACCGATGTCGATGTGTGA
- a CDS encoding helix-turn-helix domain-containing protein, with product MNFATVNERLARLKQSPADRVEAYLRFLCDRYDVGLNLHDIAGISEMDERLSVVFAPYLYHNNPFCNYLKKNEAAFRSCARSKNVLCRMCSRTEEPFYGSCYMGVEEMRFPIRWNGRLIAFLCVGQFCSDPRAADERLTRQAAKYGLDAEELKDRYRATTKPLTLDVEELHAHVGMLSEYIALLYEKFLLTARSAQNIDTVAESHKRSYIVHRTVEYIKENYMYPITLKALASGSYCSEAYLSHLFKEKTGQTITEYINKLRVQRAKQLLDVTSVTVTDIAHQCGFNDSNYFARVFRQHVGKSPKQYRERRQ from the coding sequence GTGAACTTCGCGACCGTCAACGAGCGTCTAGCCCGTCTGAAGCAGTCTCCGGCGGATCGCGTCGAGGCGTATTTGCGTTTCCTCTGCGATCGATACGACGTCGGCCTCAATTTGCATGACATCGCCGGAATCAGCGAAATGGACGAAAGATTGTCCGTCGTCTTCGCCCCGTATTTGTACCACAACAACCCGTTTTGCAATTATTTGAAGAAAAACGAAGCGGCGTTCCGCTCGTGCGCGCGAAGCAAAAATGTGCTCTGCCGCATGTGTTCCCGAACGGAGGAACCTTTCTACGGCTCGTGTTACATGGGCGTAGAAGAAATGCGCTTCCCGATCCGCTGGAACGGACGGCTGATCGCGTTTTTGTGCGTCGGGCAGTTTTGCTCCGACCCGCGGGCGGCGGACGAACGGCTGACCCGCCAAGCGGCGAAATACGGGCTGGACGCCGAAGAATTGAAAGATCGATACCGCGCGACGACGAAACCGCTGACGCTCGACGTGGAGGAGCTGCATGCGCATGTCGGCATGCTGTCGGAGTACATCGCGCTGCTGTACGAGAAATTTTTGCTGACGGCGCGGAGCGCGCAGAACATCGACACGGTCGCCGAGTCGCATAAGCGCAGCTACATCGTGCACCGCACGGTCGAATATATCAAGGAAAACTACATGTACCCGATCACGCTCAAAGCGCTCGCGAGCGGCAGCTACTGCAGCGAGGCGTACCTGAGTCATCTGTTCAAAGAGAAAACGGGGCAGACGATCACCGAGTACATTAACAAACTTCGCGTGCAAAGGGCGAAGCAGCTGCTCGACGTCACCTCCGTCACCGTCACCGACATCGCCCATCAGTGCGGTTTCAATGACTCCAACTATTTCGCCCGCGTATTCCGGCAGCACGTCGGCAAAAGTCCGAAGCAGTACCGCGAGCGGCGGCAATGA
- a CDS encoding DUF3231 family protein, which produces MTKEPLTSAEMGKLWATYMGNSMAVCVLRYYLRHVEDEDVKNILQRSYDLATRFTQTVKDVLKEEGHPVPFGFSEQDVNLDAPRLFGDEFYLHYLKYVAKAGLSIYGIAVPLVTRKDLREFYFDVLRSTAELMIDINAALEDKSNLSKPPFIPVPDQVDFARSESYLSGFLGQIRPLQALEIAHLHDNLENNATSRTVLVGFAQVAETPEVRNYFVRGGEIAAKHFAIFSDVMSKAHLPSPPILNHLVTDSTIAPFSEKLMMFHKLDMFAMRIRSYANSLAVSPRHDLAAMYGRLILEVGKYAEDGARTMIDFGWMEQPPHAADREALISRQ; this is translated from the coding sequence ATGACGAAAGAGCCACTTACATCCGCCGAGATGGGCAAGCTTTGGGCCACCTACATGGGCAACAGCATGGCGGTCTGCGTGTTGCGCTATTATCTTCGCCATGTGGAAGACGAAGACGTGAAGAACATTCTTCAGCGGTCGTACGATCTTGCGACCCGATTCACGCAAACGGTCAAAGACGTCCTGAAGGAAGAAGGGCACCCGGTGCCGTTCGGCTTCTCGGAGCAGGACGTCAATCTCGACGCGCCCCGGCTGTTCGGGGACGAATTTTACCTTCATTATTTAAAGTACGTCGCGAAGGCGGGACTCAGCATTTACGGCATCGCCGTTCCGCTCGTGACCCGCAAAGACCTTCGGGAATTTTACTTTGACGTGCTGCGCTCCACCGCCGAATTGATGATCGACATTAATGCGGCTTTGGAAGATAAAAGCAATCTGTCGAAACCTCCGTTCATTCCGGTTCCGGACCAGGTCGATTTCGCGCGGAGTGAAAGCTACCTCAGCGGTTTCTTGGGGCAAATCCGACCGCTTCAGGCGCTCGAGATCGCCCATTTGCACGACAATTTGGAGAACAACGCCACGAGCCGGACGGTCTTAGTCGGTTTCGCTCAGGTCGCCGAGACGCCGGAAGTCCGAAACTATTTTGTTCGCGGCGGCGAAATCGCGGCAAAGCACTTCGCCATTTTCAGCGACGTCATGTCCAAGGCGCATTTGCCGTCGCCGCCGATCTTGAATCATCTGGTCACCGATTCGACGATCGCGCCGTTCTCGGAAAAGCTGATGATGTTCCACAAGCTCGACATGTTTGCGATGCGCATCCGTTCCTATGCCAATTCGCTGGCGGTCAGTCCGCGGCACGATTTGGCCGCGATGTACGGGAGATTGATTCTCGAAGTCGGCAAGTACGCGGAAGACGGCGCGCGGACGATGATCGATTTCGGCTGGATGGAGCAGCCCCCGCACGCGGCCGATCGCGAAGCGCTCATATCTCGCCAATAA
- a CDS encoding DUF1861 family protein → MSAMNKGGVKTCSTLLAEYLEKPSQVSNPTKLTFQGVGANDVYNITAPFLDEGELVIAGRVEARDSEHSQVVFFVERDGVWVPREGAPTLKLQDPFYTKIGRKLVLGGVQIYPHPEREGMLAWRTVFYQGGSVAELEPFFTGPDGMKDLRLVELADGGIGVFTRPQGKKGGRGKIGFARAASLKDVTLKLIEEAPLFPEQFTDEEWGGVNEAHVLRNGKVGCLGHIACFDAAGDRHYYPMVFAMDPIRGSCSDIELIAVRDRFLPGAAKRSDLRDVVFSGGLIRHADGTADLYAGISDAEAHRITIPDPFLRFES, encoded by the coding sequence ATGAGTGCGATGAACAAAGGCGGCGTGAAAACGTGCAGTACGCTGCTCGCCGAATATTTGGAAAAACCTTCGCAGGTGTCGAATCCGACGAAGCTGACGTTCCAAGGGGTCGGAGCGAACGACGTCTATAATATTACGGCTCCTTTCCTCGACGAAGGCGAGCTCGTTATCGCGGGGCGCGTCGAAGCGAGGGACAGCGAGCATTCGCAGGTCGTGTTCTTCGTCGAGCGGGACGGCGTCTGGGTGCCGCGCGAAGGCGCGCCGACGCTGAAGCTGCAGGATCCGTTCTATACGAAAATCGGACGCAAGCTCGTGCTCGGCGGCGTACAAATTTATCCGCATCCGGAGCGGGAAGGCATGCTCGCTTGGCGGACGGTGTTTTATCAAGGGGGTTCCGTCGCGGAGCTGGAGCCGTTCTTCACGGGTCCCGACGGGATGAAGGATTTGCGCCTCGTCGAGCTCGCGGACGGCGGCATCGGCGTCTTTACGCGGCCGCAGGGGAAGAAAGGAGGCCGCGGCAAAATCGGCTTCGCGCGCGCCGCGAGCCTGAAGGACGTGACGCTTAAGCTGATCGAGGAGGCGCCGCTCTTCCCGGAGCAATTCACCGATGAAGAATGGGGCGGCGTCAACGAGGCGCATGTGCTGAGAAACGGCAAAGTCGGCTGTCTCGGACATATCGCCTGCTTCGACGCGGCGGGCGACAGGCATTATTATCCGATGGTATTCGCGATGGACCCGATCCGCGGCAGCTGCTCCGACATCGAGCTGATCGCCGTTCGCGATCGGTTCCTCCCGGGCGCGGCGAAGCGCAGCGACTTGCGCGACGTCGTGTTCAGCGGCGGACTGATCCGCCATGCCGACGGCACCGCGGATTTGTATGCCGGCATCAGCGACGCGGAAGCGCATCGCATCACCATCCCCGATCCGTTCTTACGATTCGAATCATAA
- a CDS encoding phytanoyl-CoA dioxygenase family protein — translation MTQQTLDIAALTRQFHEDGYLVLRNVLSPEKVERVNAAVDRLLEAEEESLSYNIYHSAAKAPEILDLIDEPTVLPIMVNLLGYNIQLHISHLTVRKPNPNDEKTNSASFINWHQDGPHPQFPQIGGLTSLYYAKACYILSDMSEPNRGNTKIIPGSHRKPGFKPVQQDVNVPIEGEMQVCGKPGDVFIFGQNLWHAGAPNRSQHTRRQLFLGYSPLWMRPIDYHRASPELLDGADPVRRQLLGDISANCFHYYVPGADMTPLKALWQGGGAATSAYDKE, via the coding sequence ATGACGCAGCAAACGCTCGACATCGCCGCGCTGACGAGGCAATTTCACGAGGACGGATACTTGGTTTTGAGGAACGTGCTTTCGCCGGAGAAGGTGGAACGGGTCAACGCCGCCGTCGATCGGCTGCTCGAAGCGGAAGAGGAGAGCCTCAGCTACAACATTTATCATTCGGCGGCGAAAGCGCCGGAAATTTTGGACTTGATCGACGAGCCGACGGTGCTTCCCATTATGGTGAACCTGCTCGGCTACAACATTCAGCTGCATATTTCCCATCTGACCGTGCGCAAGCCGAACCCGAACGACGAGAAGACGAATTCGGCCAGCTTCATCAACTGGCATCAGGACGGCCCGCATCCGCAGTTCCCGCAGATCGGCGGCCTGACCTCGTTATATTACGCGAAAGCGTGCTATATTTTGAGCGATATGAGCGAGCCGAACCGCGGCAATACGAAAATTATTCCCGGCAGCCATCGCAAACCCGGCTTCAAGCCCGTGCAGCAAGACGTTAACGTGCCGATCGAAGGGGAAATGCAGGTATGCGGAAAGCCGGGGGACGTGTTTATATTCGGACAAAACCTGTGGCATGCCGGCGCGCCGAATCGGTCGCAGCATACGCGGCGGCAGCTGTTCCTCGGGTATAGCCCGTTATGGATGCGCCCGATCGATTACCATCGGGCGTCCCCGGAGCTGCTCGACGGGGCCGACCCGGTTCGCCGGCAACTGCTCGGCGACATCAGCGCGAACTGCTTCCATTATTACGTGCCCGGCGCCGACATGACGCCGCTGAAGGCGCTGTGGCAGGGCGGAGGCGCAGCGACGAGCGCATACGACAAGGAATGA
- a CDS encoding cytidine/deoxycytidylate deaminase family protein — protein sequence MRKDWDTYFLDIAYMASTRSQCSRRHVGAVLVKGKKLLGTAYNGAPMGVPDCTEAGCMVVEEYELVPGDGEERLVKKQRCVRTIHAEQNLLLFTDLHDREDATVYVTDQPCWTCANMLANSGVKEIVYHRPYAKDAEKVVKLMEQLGIRFRRLEPYTPPPGTAMERDGGDADASSANV from the coding sequence ATGAGGAAAGACTGGGACACGTACTTTCTCGACATCGCCTACATGGCTTCCACCCGGTCGCAATGCTCGCGCCGCCATGTCGGCGCCGTGCTCGTGAAGGGGAAGAAGCTGCTCGGCACCGCGTATAACGGAGCGCCGATGGGGGTGCCGGACTGTACCGAGGCCGGCTGCATGGTGGTGGAAGAATACGAGCTCGTCCCCGGCGACGGCGAGGAGCGGCTCGTGAAGAAGCAGCGCTGCGTCCGCACGATTCATGCGGAGCAAAACCTGCTGTTGTTTACGGACCTCCACGACCGGGAAGACGCGACGGTGTATGTGACCGACCAGCCGTGTTGGACATGCGCGAACATGCTGGCGAACAGCGGCGTGAAGGAAATCGTGTACCATCGCCCGTACGCGAAGGACGCCGAGAAAGTCGTCAAGCTGATGGAACAGCTCGGTATTCGGTTTCGCCGCCTAGAGCCGTACACGCCGCCGCCCGGCACCGCGATGGAGCGGGACGGGGGCGACGCGGACGCGAGCTCGGCAAATGTATGA
- a CDS encoding helix-hairpin-helix domain-containing protein: MFAQYKSLTIVLALAGAYFLLASAYGREGAPAEAAWLDANAEIAAWLEAGTEPAGPEAAPPDGEADGAGAAASTTGGPGAESAPQAEGHVSPEPQPESQPEPPLAESAPPGSSAPSGAAEPSLPAKEAAPAEAASSGLVDVNRATAEQLDALPGIGPAKAAAIVAYREAEGPFRRKEDLLNVKGIGPSIFAKIEAAITVAAEDESGK; this comes from the coding sequence ATGTTCGCCCAGTACAAAAGTTTGACAATCGTTCTTGCGTTGGCAGGCGCTTATTTCTTATTGGCGTCCGCCTACGGCCGGGAAGGGGCGCCCGCGGAAGCGGCATGGCTCGACGCGAACGCGGAGATCGCGGCGTGGCTGGAAGCGGGGACGGAGCCGGCCGGTCCGGAGGCGGCGCCTCCGGACGGCGAGGCTGATGGCGCGGGGGCCGCGGCTTCGACGACGGGGGGGCCTGGCGCGGAGTCGGCGCCGCAAGCGGAAGGCCACGTATCGCCGGAGCCGCAGCCGGAGTCGCAGCCGGAGCCGCCGCTCGCGGAGTCGGCGCCGCCCGGCTCGTCCGCACCGTCCGGCGCGGCCGAGCCGTCGCTTCCCGCGAAGGAAGCCGCGCCGGCCGAGGCCGCGTCGAGCGGGCTCGTCGACGTGAACCGCGCGACGGCGGAGCAGCTCGACGCGCTGCCCGGCATCGGCCCGGCGAAGGCGGCGGCGATCGTCGCCTACCGCGAGGCGGAGGGGCCGTTCCGGCGCAAAGAAGACCTCTTGAACGTCAAAGGCATCGGTCCGTCCATCTTCGCGAAAATCGAAGCCGCGATCACGGTCGCAGCCGAAGACGAGAGTGGAAAATAA
- a CDS encoding DNA internalization-related competence protein ComEC/Rec2 → MIWRRPLLWAVVAWTAGMAAASAYAPGWTAAGVAAAGLAAAAAQGGSVRRSASAALLVAAAFAAGVVRFELAERSNVSAIAPPDGEGKPAVIAGVIVSKPEVDGDRLAFDVAAAAATIEARESELSGERIRVYVRLETEAEAERARSLRRGETAEVAGELRLPSSATNFGGFDYRLYLARQHTFWTLRADGLAALRRIGEAEGAFAAKALDRVDRVREHMGARLEALFTEPTAGFMKGLLLGVRDDLDPEQFQAFSQIGLTHILAISGLHVAIYVGALLWLLGKLPLSRERRLELAMAAVPVYVVLTGMSPSVVRAGLMAAIALYAARRRLLKDGLHILAAAALLMLLWEPYYLYNVSFQLSFAVTAGLIIFTPRAMELLRAIRPQPLRSAVAVTLVAQCVSFPLTITYFNGFSWLSFPANFLLVPAFSFAVLPLGTAALLLAYVAPPVAPWAAYLAEKLTALCFLAVERLSGWESASTIWATPPAWWIAAYYALLLAATSPELRRRPGFGRFAAAACAAALAGLLAYAYAPDALDRAGYVSFLDVGQGDAILLRTPSGAHWLVDGGGTIRFERPGEEWRRRSDPFEVGEDVLVPLLKRRGVQSIDALFVSHADTDHIGGLSAVLEHIPVRRIFFNGTVKSGEASERFYRTALSQGVPLIPMHAGMTVEAGGAKAVAVYPTERGPFRVEEEQNEASLVLLATMYSRTFLLTGDIGEAEEREIVSGRSAEIGAGSALPRIDVLKAAHHGSKSSTLQRWLDAWRPRVAVVSAGRNNIYGHPHPSVLQRLDDNGIPALRTDQHGEIQFRVEADAWQVRTKLPR, encoded by the coding sequence ATGATTTGGCGGAGACCGCTGCTGTGGGCGGTCGTGGCGTGGACGGCCGGTATGGCGGCCGCATCGGCGTACGCGCCCGGGTGGACGGCGGCCGGCGTCGCCGCTGCGGGCCTTGCGGCCGCCGCGGCGCAAGGAGGCAGCGTTCGGCGATCCGCGTCCGCCGCCTTGCTGGTCGCCGCCGCCTTCGCGGCCGGCGTCGTCCGATTCGAGCTCGCGGAGCGGAGCAACGTCTCCGCGATCGCGCCCCCGGACGGAGAAGGGAAGCCGGCGGTCATCGCGGGCGTCATCGTCTCGAAGCCCGAGGTCGACGGCGATCGGCTCGCGTTCGATGTGGCCGCCGCCGCCGCAACGATCGAAGCGCGGGAGTCGGAGCTTTCCGGGGAGCGAATTCGCGTGTACGTCCGCCTGGAGACGGAAGCGGAGGCGGAGCGGGCGCGATCGCTGCGTCGGGGAGAGACGGCAGAGGTCGCCGGCGAGCTGAGATTGCCGTCCTCCGCGACGAACTTCGGGGGCTTCGATTACCGGTTGTATTTGGCGCGGCAGCATACGTTCTGGACGCTCCGGGCGGACGGGCTGGCCGCTTTGCGGCGGATCGGCGAAGCGGAAGGGGCGTTCGCGGCGAAAGCGCTCGACCGGGTCGACCGGGTGCGGGAGCATATGGGAGCACGGCTTGAGGCGCTGTTTACGGAGCCGACGGCCGGATTCATGAAGGGGCTGCTGCTCGGCGTAAGGGACGACCTCGATCCGGAGCAGTTTCAGGCGTTTTCGCAAATCGGCCTCACGCATATTTTGGCCATCTCCGGCCTTCACGTCGCGATTTACGTCGGCGCGCTGCTGTGGCTGCTCGGCAAGCTGCCGCTCTCGCGCGAGCGCAGGCTCGAGCTCGCGATGGCCGCCGTCCCGGTATACGTCGTTCTTACCGGCATGTCGCCGTCGGTCGTGCGGGCCGGCCTGATGGCGGCAATCGCGCTGTACGCCGCCCGTAGACGGCTGCTGAAGGACGGACTCCACATATTAGCGGCGGCGGCGCTGCTGATGCTGCTGTGGGAACCGTATTATTTGTACAATGTAAGCTTTCAGTTATCGTTCGCGGTCACGGCCGGGCTCATCATCTTCACGCCGCGAGCGATGGAGCTGCTCCGAGCGATCCGTCCGCAGCCGCTGCGTTCCGCCGTCGCCGTGACGCTCGTCGCGCAGTGCGTGTCGTTCCCGTTGACGATTACATATTTCAACGGCTTCTCGTGGCTGTCGTTTCCCGCGAACTTCCTGCTGGTACCGGCCTTCAGCTTCGCCGTCTTGCCGCTCGGCACGGCCGCGCTGCTGCTCGCGTACGTTGCTCCGCCGGTCGCCCCATGGGCCGCGTACCTCGCGGAGAAGCTGACGGCGCTGTGCTTTCTGGCGGTGGAACGGCTGAGCGGCTGGGAGTCGGCCTCCACCATCTGGGCGACGCCGCCGGCGTGGTGGATCGCAGCTTATTACGCACTGCTGCTCGCCGCTACGAGCCCCGAGCTTCGGCGCCGCCCCGGCTTCGGCCGCTTCGCCGCCGCCGCATGCGCCGCCGCCTTGGCGGGCTTGCTGGCGTACGCGTACGCGCCGGATGCCCTCGACCGCGCCGGCTACGTCTCGTTCCTCGACGTCGGCCAAGGCGATGCGATATTGCTGCGCACGCCTTCCGGCGCGCATTGGCTCGTCGACGGCGGCGGCACGATTCGATTCGAGCGGCCGGGCGAAGAGTGGAGGCGGCGCAGCGACCCGTTCGAGGTAGGCGAGGACGTGCTCGTGCCGCTGCTCAAGCGAAGAGGCGTACAGTCGATCGACGCCTTGTTCGTGTCGCATGCGGACACCGATCATATCGGCGGGCTTTCAGCGGTGCTAGAGCATATCCCCGTGCGGCGCATCTTCTTTAACGGCACCGTTAAATCCGGCGAAGCGAGCGAGCGATTTTACCGAACCGCGCTGTCGCAGGGCGTACCGCTCATCCCGATGCATGCGGGGATGACGGTCGAAGCCGGAGGGGCGAAGGCGGTGGCGGTGTATCCGACGGAGCGAGGGCCGTTTCGCGTCGAAGAGGAGCAGAACGAAGCATCGCTCGTTCTGCTGGCGACGATGTACTCGCGAACGTTCCTGCTGACGGGCGATATCGGCGAAGCGGAGGAGCGGGAGATCGTGTCGGGCCGTTCCGCGGAAATCGGCGCCGGCTCCGCTCTCCCGCGCATCGACGTGTTGAAGGCGGCGCATCACGGAAGCAAATCGTCGACATTGCAGCGATGGCTGGACGCATGGCGGCCGCGGGTCGCCGTCGTTTCCGCCGGGCGGAACAACATCTACGGCCACCCGCACCCATCCGTCCTGCAGCGGCTCGACGACAACGGCATTCCGGCGCTGCGAACCGATCAGCACGGCGAAATTCAGTTCCGCGTCGAAGCGGACGCGTGGCAAGTTCGGACGAAGCTCCCGCGGTAA